TTACAAAACCCCATTTGGGATTGTAGGAGGACTAACACTCAATGGCTAAGCAAAAGTTCGAGCGGAACAAGCCCCACATCAACATTGGGACGATCGGGCACGTTGACCACGGCAAGACGACCTTGACCGCTGCCATCACCAAAACCATGGCACTGCGTGGCCGCGCTGAATTCCGCGCCTTCGACCAAATCGACAATGCTCCCGAAGAACGCGCTCGTGGGATTACGATTTCGATTTCACACGTGGAATATGAAACCGAAAATCGCCACTACGCGCACGTGGACTGCCCTGGTCACGCCGACTATATCAAGAACATGATCACTGGTGCTGCCCAAATGGACGGCGCAATCTTGGTGGTATCGGCACCGGACGGCCCGATGCCCCAAACCCGCGAACACATCCTCTTGGCTGGCCAAGTCGAAGTGCCCGCGATGGTGGTCTTCTTGAACAAAGTTGATATGATGGACGACCCAGAGTTGCTCGAACTGGTGGAAATGGAATTGCGCGAGTTGCTGAGCAAATACGGCTTCCCGGGCGACGAAATTCCGATCGTGCGTGGCTCCGCCAAGGGTGCGTTGGATAGTGCATCAACGGATGCTGGTCAACCCGAGTATCAATCAATCCAAGAATTGATGCAAGCGGTTGACGATTACATCCCAACCCCCGAACGCGCGATTGACAAACCATTCTTGATGCCAATCGAAGACGTGTTCTCGATCAAAGGCCGTGGCACCGTGGTGACCGGTCGGATCGAACGCGGGATCGTCAAAGTGGGCGATACGATTGAAATCATCGGGA
This portion of the Herpetosiphon gulosus genome encodes:
- a CDS encoding elongation factor Tu; protein product: MAKQKFERNKPHINIGTIGHVDHGKTTLTAAITKTMALRGRAEFRAFDQIDNAPEERARGITISISHVEYETENRHYAHVDCPGHADYIKNMITGAAQMDGAILVVSAPDGPMPQTREHILLAGQVEVPAMVVFLNKVDMMDDPELLELVEMELRELLSKYGFPGDEIPIVRGSAKGALDSASTDAGQPEYQSIQELMQAVDDYIPTPERAIDKPFLMPIEDVFSIKGRGTVVTGRIERGIVKVGDTIEIIG